The following are encoded together in the Candidatus Hydrogenedentota bacterium genome:
- the rplL gene encoding 50S ribosomal protein L7/L12: MMSEKLDTIIDSIAELTVLELSELVTALEDKFGVTAAAPMMMGAMPAAGGEAAAAEEPTEFDVILKDFGSQKIGVIKIVKDKTGLGLKEAKDLVDKAPSTIKEKVSKEEADALRAELEEAGATIEVKGV, translated from the coding sequence ATCATGTCAGAAAAACTTGACACCATTATCGATAGCATTGCGGAATTGACCGTGCTGGAACTCAGCGAATTGGTAACAGCCCTCGAAGATAAGTTCGGCGTAACTGCTGCCGCCCCCATGATGATGGGCGCCATGCCTGCCGCCGGTGGCGAAGCTGCCGCCGCTGAAGAGCCCACCGAATTCGACGTTATTCTGAAGGACTTCGGTTCTCAGAAGATCGGCGTCATCAAGATCGTGAAAGACAAAACCGGACTCGGACTCAAAGAAGCCAAAGACCTGGTTGATAAAGCTCCGTCCACCATTAAAGAAAAAGTCAGCAAGGAAGAGGCGGACGCCCTCCGTGCAGAACTTGAAGAAGCCGGTGCTACCATCGAAGTTAAAGGTGTATAA
- the rplJ gene encoding 50S ribosomal protein L10: MPTPEKEQIVAEIKENISNSQVSIMTQYVGLNVAQATELRKQLREAGVKFKVYKNTLASIALADLNFESASPMMEGPTSWAFSSDPVSPAKILKDFSKEVPFIVMRGGVLSGSVVSADQLNALADLPSREQLIAQVVGTIAMPLRNSVGVLNALPRNLVNALDQIRKQKEEEPAA; this comes from the coding sequence TTGCCTACTCCGGAAAAGGAACAAATCGTCGCTGAGATTAAAGAAAATATCAGCAATAGTCAAGTGTCTATTATGACACAGTACGTGGGATTGAACGTAGCTCAGGCCACGGAATTGCGCAAGCAGTTGCGTGAAGCGGGCGTGAAATTCAAAGTGTATAAAAATACGCTTGCCTCGATCGCTTTGGCAGACCTGAACTTTGAATCTGCTTCCCCCATGATGGAAGGGCCCACGTCTTGGGCTTTCTCGTCGGATCCTGTTTCACCGGCTAAAATTCTGAAAGACTTTTCGAAAGAAGTGCCGTTTATTGTGATGCGCGGTGGTGTGTTGAGCGGTTCGGTGGTTTCAGCGGATCAGCTGAACGCTTTGGCCGACTTGCCGTCTCGCGAACAATTGATTGCTCAGGTCGTCGGTACGATTGCCATGCCCTTGCGCAATTCGGTTGGTGTGCTTAACGCGCTGCCCCGTAATTTGGTCAATGCTCTTGATCAAATTCGTAAACAGAAAGAAGAAGAGCCTGCCGCTTAA